From Brassica oleracea var. oleracea cultivar TO1000 chromosome C3, BOL, whole genome shotgun sequence, a single genomic window includes:
- the LOC106331319 gene encoding cyclin-dependent kinase B1-2, whose amino-acid sequence MDKYEKLEKVGEGTYGKVYKAVEKDTGKLVALKKTRLEMDEEGIPPTALREISLLQMLSQSIYIVRLLCVEHVLQSKDSSSSSQKSNLYLVFEYLDTDLKKFVDSYRKGANPRPLEADLVTRFMFQLCKGVAHCHSHGVLHRDLKPQNLLLDKERGILKIADLGLGRAFTVPLKSYTHEIVTLWYRAPEVLLGSTHYSTGVDMWSVGCIFAEMIRRQALFPGDSEFQQLLHIFRLLGTPTEKQWPGVMTLRDWHVYPKWEPQDLSSAVPSLSPEGVDLLTNMLRYNPAERISAKAALDHPYFDSLDKSQF is encoded by the exons ATGGACAAGTACGAGAAGCTCGAGAAGGTCGGCGAAGGAACCTACGGCAAAGTCTACAAAGCCGTCGAGAAAGACACCGGAAAGCTCGTCGCTTTAAAGAAAACCCGCCTCGAGATGGACGAAGAAGGCATACCGCCAACAGCTCTCCGCGAGATCTCTCTCCTCCAGATGCTCTCCCAGTCAATCTACATCGTCCGCCTCCTCTGCGTCGAACACGTCCTCCAATCAAAAGACTCTTCTTCTTCTTCTCAAAAATCCAACCTTTACCTCGTTTTCGAGTACCTCGACACGGATCTCAAGAAGTTCGTCGATTCGTATAGGAAGGGCGCGAACCCGAGGCCGCTCGAGGCTGATCTTGTGACGAGGTTTATGTTTCAGCTTTGTAAAGGTGTGGCTCATTGCCATAGTCACGGCGTGCTTCACCGTGATCTCAAGCCGCAGAACCTGCTTCTTGATAAGGAGAGAGGGATTTTAAAGATTGCTGATTTGGGTCTTGGTCGTGCTTTCACTGTTCCTTTGAAGTCTTATACTCATGAGATTGTTACGCTTTGGTATAGAGCTCCTGAGGTTCTTCTTGGCTCTACTCATTACTCCACTGGTGTTGACATGTGGTCTGTTGGATGCATCTTTG CGGAGATGATAAGGAGGCAAGCTCTTTTCCCTGGTGACTCCGAGTTTCAGCAACTGCTTCATATCTTCAG ATTGCTTGGAACACCAACTGAGAAGCAATGGCCTGGTGTGATGACTCTGCGTGACTGGCATGTGTATCCAAAGTGGGAGCCGCAAGACTTGTCAAGTGCTGTTCCTTCTCTATCCCCTGAAGGGGTTGATCTTCTCACG AATATGCTGAGGTACAATCCAGCTGAAAGGATTTCAGCAAAAGCGGCTCTTGACCATCCTTACTTTGACAGCCTTGACAAATCTCAGTTCTGA